The sequence below is a genomic window from Gossypium hirsutum isolate 1008001.06 chromosome A11, Gossypium_hirsutum_v2.1, whole genome shotgun sequence.
ATGCAATCAGGGAAGACAAATATGAAATCAGTGCGTACATAAGGAACTTAATATCGCTCAGTGAAAGTTATCAAAGTTGTTTTGTCGGATATGCACCGAAACAGGGGAACAGAGTAGCACATCTATTAGCTATAGAGGGCATAAAGAGAGGAGTATCGACTTATCTGACACAAGGGGTGCCTTTGTCCACTGCTATTGCGGTGGAAAAGGACTAGTGGTGGATGGATCTGCCAGATTAGGTCGTGCAGCTCGCCGGTTATCTACAGGAAGTCTCTGAAATTTGTTCATCTTCAAGGGACAATAGTGATTTATATAggcttctctcttttttttttagatggTTTGAAAGTAGGTTTCATGTCATTTGTTTTGGTTGGGTTGCTTTTATTTAGCATTAAAACGTTTCAGTTTTTTAATGTACTTTACAGCTTTCCTTTATTATTTGGAaactgtcttttttttttttaataataataaaattcggTTGTTccgtttaaaaaaaagaaattaaacatgTTACAGAATCATATTatgtaataataaaaatcaaacatttatAAATGAATTAATTGGTCAATAGACTCAAGTTTGATTGAcaagttattaatttataaagcAAAACTTCCAAATGAAATTCAAGAGCACCCATGGCCTAATGGATGAAGCGCTTGACTTCTAATCAAGCGATTGTGGGTTCGAGTCCCACTGGGTGTGTTCATTATCTTTTTTTCCCagttctctctctttcttttcggTGCGACCAAGTTGGTGGCAGAGCTTTAAATGGTGTGCATTGATGACGCACAGCTAGAACCAAATCACCTCTCTGCTCCACGTGACCCCCTTGTCCCATTAACCTACTTTTTCATTACCAGACTTAAAAAGTTTTAAAGCTGCTTCACCTTTGCAACTTGTTAGCTGTTTACCAACAATGGCTTCTTCTTCGGTTCTCAGCAAGCTTCTTTTGCCCCTTTTCCTCACTCATATTGCCGTCTCGATCTCGAAAACCGAAGCTCAAGTTGAAGACACAAGGTCGAAGCTGGTGAGAGATGCTTTCGAATGGCCACTTTCAATGTCGTTTCAGGGTGACTTACACGACAATGAAGAAGGCGATGAGGAGGTAGATGATGAAGTTGAAAATGGGTATAGTGGTAGATCTTTGTTGTGGTGGAAGAGAATGAGGTATTACATTTCGTATGGGGCGCTTTCGGCTAACAGAATCCCATGTCCACCAAGGGCAGGCAGGTCTTATTATACTCACAACTGTTTCAAGGCTCGTGGCCCTGTTCATCCTTATACCAGGGGATGTTCCAGGATC
It includes:
- the LOC107897879 gene encoding protein RALF-like 34, with the translated sequence MASSSVLSKLLLPLFLTHIAVSISKTEAQVEDTRSKLVRDAFEWPLSMSFQGDLHDNEEGDEEVDDEVENGYSGRSLLWWKRMRYYISYGALSANRIPCPPRAGRSYYTHNCFKARGPVHPYTRGCSRITRCRR